Proteins encoded within one genomic window of Halorussus salilacus:
- a CDS encoding LysE family translocator translates to MLDGAVSALAGVALGLSLAAPPGPMNAIIAEESVLRGWGSGFRAGLGAMTADACFFALALLGVVAVVDELPAVRAALFGAGGLLMLYFAYGAASDASAAFGADEAAPAASSADSRGFRKAFALALTNPYQILWWLTAGVGLLDPGQFTLDALGGVSVATGSPVIVVGFFAGIGVWITGFPAALVAAGRRVDAFAPAVAYLSAAVLALAGLSFLREAVVVLG, encoded by the coding sequence ATGCTCGACGGAGCCGTCTCCGCGCTCGCTGGCGTGGCCCTCGGACTGTCGCTCGCCGCGCCGCCGGGGCCGATGAACGCCATCATCGCCGAGGAGAGCGTCCTCCGCGGCTGGGGGTCGGGATTCCGCGCGGGACTCGGCGCGATGACCGCCGACGCCTGCTTCTTCGCGCTGGCGTTGCTCGGGGTGGTCGCGGTCGTGGACGAACTTCCGGCCGTCCGGGCCGCGCTGTTCGGCGCTGGCGGCCTGCTGATGCTGTACTTCGCGTACGGCGCGGCGAGCGACGCCAGCGCCGCGTTCGGTGCCGACGAGGCCGCCCCGGCGGCCTCGTCGGCCGACAGCAGGGGCTTCCGGAAGGCGTTCGCGCTCGCGCTCACCAACCCCTACCAGATACTCTGGTGGCTCACCGCGGGCGTCGGTCTGCTCGACCCCGGACAGTTCACCCTTGATGCGCTCGGCGGCGTCAGCGTCGCCACCGGAAGCCCGGTCATCGTCGTCGGCTTCTTCGCGGGCATCGGGGTCTGGATAACCGGCTTTCCGGCCGCGCTGGTCGCGGCCGGGCGGCGCGTGGACGCGTTCGCGCCCGCCGTGGCCTACCTCAGCGCCGCGGTGCTGGCGCTCGCCGGACTCTCCTTTCTCCGCGAGGCGGTTGTGGTGCTCGGCTAG
- a CDS encoding threonine synthase: METTEAFVGLTCVDCGETFDAETATHRCPDCDGILDPDYDYDAVRRSLTSNRSSSNSDDAIDLMRETLESRRFDSMWRYEELLPFPRESAVTMDEGATQLVECPDLAEELGVGRVLLKDEGRNPTGTFKDRGQTAAVTAAVQHGATDVALNSAGNAGQAAAAYAARAGLDSHVFLPSRSGFTNKAMVNVHGGDLTVVEGRIGDAGEAYADAMAEHDDWYSVKTFVTPYRHEGKKTMLYEVVEQNDWEVPDAVVYPTGGGVGLVGMHKAAKELRELGLTDELPSMYAAQSSGCAPVVEAFEEGKDVHEVWEVPDTICGGIEIPDPGASPLILDALRESDGGAVATSDEDILDSAVAVAQREGLEMGATCAAAASGAWELARRGEFDEDDTVVLLNTGAGNKDDDVLRSHLMSKGI, translated from the coding sequence ATGGAGACCACCGAGGCGTTCGTCGGCCTGACCTGCGTCGACTGCGGCGAGACGTTCGACGCCGAGACCGCGACCCACCGCTGTCCCGACTGCGACGGGATTCTGGACCCCGACTACGACTACGACGCCGTCAGGCGGAGCCTGACGAGCAATCGGAGTTCTTCGAACTCCGATGACGCCATCGACCTCATGCGCGAGACCCTCGAATCGCGGCGGTTCGACTCGATGTGGCGCTACGAGGAACTTCTCCCCTTCCCGCGGGAATCGGCGGTCACGATGGACGAGGGCGCGACCCAGCTCGTCGAGTGTCCCGACCTCGCCGAGGAGTTGGGGGTCGGGCGCGTCCTGCTCAAGGACGAGGGCCGCAACCCCACGGGCACGTTCAAGGACCGCGGGCAGACCGCCGCCGTGACGGCGGCGGTCCAGCACGGCGCGACCGACGTGGCGCTCAACTCCGCGGGCAACGCCGGGCAGGCCGCCGCGGCCTACGCCGCCCGCGCCGGACTCGACTCGCACGTCTTCCTGCCCTCCCGGTCGGGGTTCACGAACAAGGCGATGGTCAACGTCCACGGCGGCGACCTCACGGTCGTCGAGGGGCGCATCGGCGACGCGGGCGAGGCCTACGCCGACGCGATGGCCGAGCACGACGACTGGTACTCGGTCAAGACGTTCGTGACGCCCTACCGCCACGAGGGCAAGAAGACCATGCTCTACGAGGTGGTCGAGCAGAACGACTGGGAGGTCCCCGACGCGGTCGTCTACCCGACCGGCGGCGGCGTCGGCCTCGTCGGGATGCACAAGGCGGCCAAGGAACTCCGCGAGCTGGGCCTCACCGACGAACTCCCGTCGATGTACGCGGCCCAGTCGTCGGGATGCGCGCCCGTCGTCGAGGCGTTCGAGGAGGGCAAGGACGTTCACGAGGTCTGGGAGGTCCCCGACACCATCTGTGGCGGCATCGAGATTCCGGACCCCGGCGCGAGTCCCCTCATCCTCGACGCCCTGCGCGAGAGCGACGGGGGCGCGGTCGCCACCAGCGACGAGGACATCCTCGACAGCGCGGTCGCGGTCGCCCAGCGCGAGGGACTGGAGATGGGCGCGACCTGCGCGGCGGCCGCCAGCGGCGCGTGGGAACTCGCCCGACGCGGGGAGTTCGACGAAGACGACACCGTCGTCCTGCTCAACACCGGCGCGGGCAACAAGGACGACGACGTGCTCCGGAGTCACCTGATGAGCAAGGGAATCTAG
- a CDS encoding enoyl-CoA hydratase/isomerase family protein: MSEWDTIRLTFDGGVATLTVDRPDRLNALNVETLEAIEEALAEADEEGARALVLTGAGEDAFVAGADISYMRDLSTPEAQAYAELGHRVADKLERFPAPVIAAINGYAFGGGCELALACDLRVATEDAVIGQTEIDLGIIPGWGGSQRLPRLVGDEIARRLIFFGERIDAQDAHEHGLVGEVVAGDQLDDHVAELAADLAEKPAYALRAAKEALNQAHETSQEAGLRYERRLWSGLFGTHDQREGMGAFLDDREPEWE; this comes from the coding sequence ATGTCCGAGTGGGACACAATCCGGCTCACGTTCGACGGCGGGGTCGCAACCCTGACCGTCGACCGACCCGACCGACTCAACGCCCTGAACGTCGAGACGCTGGAGGCCATCGAGGAGGCGCTCGCGGAGGCCGACGAGGAGGGCGCTCGCGCGCTCGTCCTCACCGGCGCGGGCGAGGACGCCTTCGTCGCGGGCGCCGACATCAGTTACATGCGGGACCTCTCGACGCCCGAGGCCCAGGCCTACGCCGAACTGGGCCACCGGGTCGCCGACAAGCTCGAACGCTTCCCCGCGCCCGTCATCGCCGCCATCAACGGCTACGCCTTCGGCGGGGGCTGTGAACTCGCGCTGGCCTGCGACCTCCGGGTCGCGACCGAGGACGCGGTCATCGGTCAGACCGAGATCGATCTGGGCATCATCCCCGGCTGGGGCGGGAGCCAGCGGCTCCCGCGCCTCGTCGGCGACGAGATAGCGCGCCGCCTGATCTTCTTCGGCGAGCGCATCGACGCCCAAGACGCCCACGAACACGGCCTCGTCGGCGAGGTCGTCGCGGGCGACCAGCTCGACGACCACGTCGCGGAACTCGCCGCCGACCTCGCCGAAAAGCCCGCCTACGCCCTGCGGGCCGCCAAGGAGGCGCTGAATCAGGCCCACGAGACGAGTCAGGAGGCTGGACTCCGGTACGAGCGCCGCCTCTGGAGCGGCCTGTTCGGCACCCACGACCAGCGCGAGGGGATGGGGGCGTTCCTCGACGACCGCGAGCCCGAGTGGGAGTGA
- a CDS encoding metal-dependent transcriptional regulator — MLSDVMEDYLKAIYALQTEDGAPVATSAIAEYLDVTPPTVTSMVEKLEDRGLVEREKYKGVELTPEGETVALEVLRHHRLLEAYLTEHLDYSWNEVHDEADRLEHHISEEFERRVAEALGDPEVDPHGDPIPSADLTPPEEDDTTPLTEYDSGDAVVVARVSDRDEEELGYLADAGITPGTELEVVDVAPFGMVTVAFDREAAADSERRDQSLPENVARSIRVRTVDPANETPETGVGGA; from the coding sequence ATGTTGAGCGACGTGATGGAGGACTATCTGAAAGCCATCTACGCCCTCCAGACGGAGGACGGCGCTCCCGTCGCCACCTCGGCAATCGCGGAGTACCTCGACGTGACGCCGCCGACGGTGACGAGCATGGTCGAGAAGCTCGAAGACCGGGGGCTGGTCGAGCGCGAGAAGTACAAGGGAGTCGAACTCACCCCGGAGGGAGAGACGGTCGCGCTCGAAGTCCTGCGCCACCACCGCCTGCTGGAGGCGTACCTGACCGAGCACCTCGACTACTCGTGGAACGAGGTCCACGACGAGGCCGACCGGCTCGAACACCACATCAGCGAGGAGTTCGAGCGCCGGGTCGCCGAGGCGCTGGGCGACCCCGAGGTCGACCCGCACGGCGACCCCATCCCGAGCGCCGACCTCACGCCGCCCGAGGAGGACGACACGACGCCCCTCACCGAGTACGACTCGGGCGACGCGGTCGTGGTCGCGCGCGTGAGCGACCGCGACGAGGAGGAACTGGGCTACCTCGCCGACGCGGGCATCACGCCCGGCACCGAACTCGAGGTCGTCGACGTGGCTCCGTTCGGCATGGTGACGGTGGCGTTCGACCGCGAGGCCGCCGCCGATAGCGAGCGACGCGACCAGAGCCTGCCCGAGAACGTCGCCCGGTCCATCCGGGTCCGAACGGTCGACCCCGCCAACGAGACCCCCGAAACCGGGGTGGGTGGTGCGTGA
- a CDS encoding DUF5797 family protein — protein sequence MTLSDEARDRLADLVELQPTKNAELQERWGLDSGSEVHQYLENELKDYYYRDDNSLIRATAEAADLVDVEPGVESGEGGGVPEVIRVPELQRQVFAVVAGPDDDSESVVSVLNKLREEFGIDPEAEAVRSALQSLRRKGVVEVVYRAVPTFRLTVARDEVDVRVSD from the coding sequence ATGACTCTCTCGGACGAGGCCCGCGACCGACTCGCCGACCTGGTGGAGCTACAGCCGACCAAGAACGCCGAACTGCAGGAGCGGTGGGGGCTCGACAGCGGGAGCGAGGTCCATCAGTACCTCGAAAACGAACTCAAGGACTACTACTACCGGGACGACAACAGCCTCATCCGCGCGACCGCCGAGGCCGCCGACCTCGTGGACGTGGAACCCGGCGTCGAGTCGGGCGAGGGCGGGGGCGTCCCCGAGGTCATCCGGGTGCCCGAACTCCAGCGACAGGTGTTCGCCGTGGTCGCCGGTCCCGACGACGACTCCGAGAGCGTGGTGTCGGTGCTGAACAAACTCCGCGAGGAGTTCGGTATCGACCCCGAGGCCGAGGCGGTCCGGAGCGCGCTCCAGAGCCTCCGGCGCAAGGGCGTCGTCGAGGTCGTCTATCGCGCCGTGCCGACCTTCCGGCTGACCGTGGCGCGCGACGAAGTGGACGTTCGGGTGTCGGACTAA
- a CDS encoding TMEM165/GDT1 family protein — protein MTGWAEIAVVAFVAQLAVLPGEKVQFIIAGLSTRYDPKVVVSAAGAAFAGWTALEILFGRALQTALSPLALDLLTATLFLAFAVLLWRSAPPADESGTSVESDGGFATVTPNVDLPTIAGRDLSESWGGFAPIFVMMAAGEFGDKTQLVTIGLAAQYGATSAIWVGEMAAIIPVSLANAYFFHRFSDRFDPRKAHFGAAALFAFFAADTLLAVATGFSVWESLVGAVSSALLGAF, from the coding sequence GTGACCGGCTGGGCCGAGATCGCGGTCGTGGCGTTCGTCGCCCAGCTCGCGGTCCTGCCGGGCGAGAAGGTCCAGTTCATCATCGCTGGCCTCTCGACCCGGTACGACCCCAAGGTCGTCGTGAGCGCCGCGGGCGCGGCGTTCGCGGGGTGGACCGCGCTCGAAATCCTGTTCGGGCGGGCGCTCCAGACCGCGCTCTCGCCGCTCGCGCTCGACCTCCTGACCGCGACGCTGTTCCTGGCGTTCGCGGTCCTGCTGTGGCGGTCGGCACCTCCGGCCGACGAGTCGGGGACGTCGGTCGAGTCCGACGGCGGGTTCGCGACGGTCACCCCGAACGTCGACCTCCCCACCATCGCGGGCCGGGACCTCTCGGAGTCGTGGGGCGGATTCGCCCCCATCTTCGTGATGATGGCCGCGGGCGAGTTCGGCGACAAGACCCAGCTGGTCACCATCGGACTCGCCGCCCAGTACGGCGCGACCTCGGCCATCTGGGTCGGCGAGATGGCCGCCATCATCCCCGTGAGCCTCGCGAACGCCTACTTCTTCCACCGGTTCTCCGACCGGTTCGACCCCCGGAAGGCCCACTTCGGGGCGGCGGCGCTGTTCGCGTTCTTCGCGGCCGACACCCTTCTGGCGGTCGCGACCGGTTTCTCGGTCTGGGAGAGCCTCGTCGGCGCGGTGTCGTCGGCACTCCTCGGCGCGTTCTGA